A genome region from Carya illinoinensis cultivar Pawnee chromosome 2, C.illinoinensisPawnee_v1, whole genome shotgun sequence includes the following:
- the LOC122300282 gene encoding 60S ribosomal protein L13a-4 — MVSGSGICAKRVVVDARHHMLGRLASIIAKELLNGQKVVVVRCEEIAISGGLVRQKMKYMRFLRKRMNTKPSHGPIHFRAPAKILWRTIRGMIPHKTKRGAAALARLKAYEGIPPPYDKIKRMVIPDALKVLRLQAGHKYCLLGKLSSEVGWNHYETIKELERKRKERSQVAYERKKQLTKLRVKAEKVAEEKLGSHLEIIAPIKY; from the exons ATGGTGTCGGGATCAGGGATCTGTGCGAAGCGAGTGGTGGTGGACGCTCGGCATCACATGCTGGGTAGGTTGGCGTCGATCATAGCGAAAGAGCTGCTGAACGGGCAGAAGGTCGTGGTGGTGCGGTGTGAGGAGATCGCCATCTCGGGGGGTCTGGTCCGCCAGAAGATGAAGTACATGAGGTTCCTCCGCAAGCGAATGAACACCAAGCCTTCCCACGGCCCAATCCATTTCCGTGCCCCTGCTAAGATCCTTTGGCGCACCATTCGCGG GATGATTCCACACAAGACCAAGCGTGGAGCCGCGGCTCTTGCTCGATTGAAGGCCTATGAGGGGATTCCACCTCCGTACGATAAGATCAAGCGGATGGTCATTCCTGATGCTCTCAA GGTTTTGAGGCTTCAAGCAGGACACAAGTACTGCTTGTTAGGCAAACTTTCCTCGGAAGTTGGATGGAACCACTACGAAACTATTAAG GAGCttgagaggaagagaaaggagAGGTCGCAGGTTGCTTATGAGAGAAAGAAGCAATTGACAAAACTGAGGGTCAAAGCTGAGAAGGTTGCTGAGGAGAAACTCGGTTCCCATCTAGAAATTATTGCTCCCATAAAATATTGA